The following is a genomic window from Methanophagales archaeon.
AGCGCAAAGTTCATACCCGTACCCGGCACCTCCTCAGGCAGCCAGTAAGATGCCGCCGCGGTGCCGAACATCAGTCCAAGACTGGACATCGTGGATGCTGCGAGCAGTACCTTCCGCTCTAACATACCTGTCGCTACAAGTGCACCATACAAACCCGATGCCAGTCCCACAAACAGCACAATCATATATACTGACTCCACACCCGGGATATTATGCATGTGCGTACTCCATGGCTGTATATACCATGTGAGCTTGATGAACACATAAGCACCCGCAGCAACCATCGTCGCTGAATGCAGGAGCGCGCTGACAGTTGTGGGACCGGTCATTGCGGTCATCAACCACTCGGAAAACGGCACCTGCGCAGACTTGGTGAAAAGCCCCATGAGTAGCATGACCATCAGGATTACAGTACCGGCAGCACCGATCTTCATGAATAACGCACCCCATGCTATCTCCGAGATGTTCAGATTACCACCAGCGAATACCCATATCGCTGCGATTGCAAAGAACATCGGGACATCACCAAACCTTATCGTTGAGATAGCGCGCCAGCCGCCGAAGCTCGGTGGCCAGCAAAATTCCAGCGGCCCCACCTTTCGCCCCGGCACTCCCACGTATGCAATCTCGTCATCATCACGGAACCAGTGGCCGATTAAACCCCACGATGCCGCTCCTAAACCTTCCCAGCCAACAAACAATAAGAATAGATTGTCACTATACACCACAAGCAGCATGGACGCCGTGAAGAGATTGAAGAAGAACCAGTACCATGATGGGCGATAGTCGCCACGCATGTAATCCAGCCCGTAGATAGCGATGAAAAACGCAATTAACGCTGTTATAACACCCATACTTCTGCTTAAATAATCAGTAATGAGCACGATGTTTATCCCCATGCCCGGAATCCATGTATAAGGTGAGACGAACCTGCAGTCCGGCAATTCGCTCGGGAATGTGAAGAAGATATAAAGACTCATCAAGACCGAGATGAAAATGCCGAAGACCGAGAGATAGGGCAGTCGCGCTGTCCACTCCTTGCTCTTGTATAGCAATGCGATGGGGATACTGCTCACGACCGGTGAGAAGAACAGTAGCAGAAATACCAACCATTCGTTCATGGCACCACACCTCCTAAACCTGATATCATATCCAATCCATGAATTAGCACCGTTGAGAGCGGTGGGAACAATAACAGCACGGAAATGATACCTATCACATACAATGGTATATACAGATACCTGCTTATCCCCAGTCGCTCAGTTGATTTTGGCTTACCATAGAATACTTTCCTCAACGTGTAGAATCCATACCAGACCGAGAGGATGAACATGAAGACCACTCCCAGGATGACGCCTAAACTGCTCGTTTTAAGACCAAAAGTATCTACAACACCTCGCAATATGAAGAATTCACCAAGCATGCCCACCGTCAATATACCACCGAGATTCAGGAACCCGACCACCGCGGCATTAGAAATAGCAGGGATTGAATCATGTAGCCCGCCCATCTTATTTATGTCACGCAGACCATGATGAACCGCGATAATCCCGCCTGCCGATGAGAACAGAATTGACTTACCGAACGCATGCGACATGTACTGGATGACCATCCCGAGAAGCCCAAAAGGACCAAGCGTGAGCGCAACCAGCATATAACCCATCTGTGAGACTGTAGAATAAGCTAACAGCCGCTTGAAATCCGTCTGCTTGAATACCGAGAAACCTCCATACAGACTTGAAAATATCGCATAACCAAGTATGGGCATCCGATATGACTCAATAAACGAATAATCTATAAGAGCAGTCCTCAACAGGACATACCCCGCAAGACCCACAGTCAGAGGACTTAGGAGTGCACTGACAGGTGTTGGCGCTTCTGCATGTGCCCAGGGCAGCCATATATGCGGTCCAACAACCGGGAGTTCTATGATCATACCGCCGAAGATGAACGCCCACGCTACCATGCCCACACCTTTGCCACCTGCCATTATCGCATTCAGTGCGAGCGTGTTATTGTTAAATGCCAGTATAACGAAGCCTGCAAGTGTAAGCACACCGGCTATTGCGCACCACACTAAGTATAGAAGTCCTACCCATCTCCTGTTCCCGTATCCGTAATAATAGATGAGCAGGAAAGCACTGATCAACATGAGTTCCATGAAAACGTACAGAAGTGCGAGATTACCACTGTAAACAAGCCATAGCATTGAAGCGGCATAGAGGTTGTATATAAAGATATAGCGCCTGAATTCCACATTCTTATCCAGCTTCAGCTCCTCAAACCTGTGTTCCATGTAGGGCAGAGCGAAGAGAGCAACCATTGCCGAGACCACACAGATTGTGAGCCCAAATGCATGCGCGATGAAGTCCAGATTGAGGTAAATATCACCGATAGGAGGCGAGAATTGCATCAATAGTATCTCCCGGGGACAGCCCCCGAAGATGCAATACAGGATAGAGAAGAAAGGCAATAGAAACGCCAGCACAGTTAGATGCGTGGCTTCTCTGGGCTTCAATAGTGGCGCTATGAATACTACAACCAGCGGTATTATTAGCATGTAGAGTAAATTCATAACTTATAACTTATCACCTCCTGCTGTTATATCCCGCACGAGAATATTCTTCTTCCTCCTGTCCTGTATCACAATCGCGGCAATCAACACCAGAAGCTCGCCAGCACTGGTGAATATCACTATTATAGAAGCGGCAAAAGCGGGGTTGGCTGCCACTGCGAAGAGCGGGATTAAAGACATGAACACCGCACCGAACATGAGTTCCAGCGCTATTAACAGCCTTATCAGGTCTTTACTCGATAATGCCGTGAGGAATCCCAGTAGAAGAATTGCGAAGGATGTCACATAGATCAACGATATAGTCATCTGATTTATCGCCAGCATTAGCTCTCCTCACCCCTATAAAGCTTGATTACCGATAGAAACAGTAGTATAACGAGCGAAGTAAGGAACAGAAATAGGAGTTGATATTCGGATTCGGGCTTTAAGAAACCCTGAAGTGTGAATCTTATCTGGCTACCCATACCCATACCATGAAGAGGATGTGCAAATATCGAAAAGCCAAGTATCACTCCTGTCATAAGCACCGGTATGCACCATATCCATGAGAACTGCCTCTCCGGCATCGCCCTATAAGTAGCAGCGAGCGCTACTGTTACTATTCCAATCACTCCTACGAATACGAACACGATCAATACGAAGAGGGGTTGGAGGTCGAAGAGGGCATAGACTGTCGCCACCATGACAAGCGTCAGAGTCATGAATAACGTTGAATAAAAGTTATCTTTACTGAGTAAGACACCTAAGGCTGACAACACCAGAATCCCCGCAAAGGCTTCCAGCAATATCATTTCGATATTCATTGATTCAATCTTTTGCACTATACATAAAAAGATTTTCGGTTTTTCTCTGTGTGATGGATCCTTATCCTATCGATGAAGCCTTCTTCCTCTCCCCCCTTAATCTTGAAGAAACTTTTTTTAGCACTGCTCATAATTAACCGTAGAGTCATAGTCGGGGTAGGGTCGAAATGAAGATATCAATGGACATCGAGCTGAAGGACATCCCCGGTCAACTGGTACAGGCATTGAAGCCGGTATCGGACCTTGGGGGTAATATCATTAGTGTGCTGCATCAGAGGGATAGGAAGACAGCTTCTGGGCGGGTACCTGTTCAGCTGGTATTTGAAATGGAAGAGAGGAGACTGGACAGATTGGTAGA
Proteins encoded in this region:
- a CDS encoding NADH dehydrogenase — encoded protein: MNLLYMLIIPLVVVFIAPLLKPREATHLTVLAFLLPFFSILYCIFGGCPREILLMQFSPPIGDIYLNLDFIAHAFGLTICVVSAMVALFALPYMEHRFEELKLDKNVEFRRYIFIYNLYAASMLWLVYSGNLALLYVFMELMLISAFLLIYYYGYGNRRWVGLLYLVWCAIAGVLTLAGFVILAFNNNTLALNAIMAGGKGVGMVAWAFIFGGMIIELPVVGPHIWLPWAHAEAPTPVSALLSPLTVGLAGYVLLRTALIDYSFIESYRMPILGYAIFSSLYGGFSVFKQTDFKRLLAYSTVSQMGYMLVALTLGPFGLLGMVIQYMSHAFGKSILFSSAGGIIAVHHGLRDINKMGGLHDSIPAISNAAVVGFLNLGGILTVGMLGEFFILRGVVDTFGLKTSSLGVILGVVFMFILSVWYGFYTLRKVFYGKPKSTERLGISRYLYIPLYVIGIISVLLLFPPLSTVLIHGLDMISGLGGVVP
- a CDS encoding NADH-quinone oxidoreductase subunit L; translated protein: MNEWLVFLLLFFSPVVSSIPIALLYKSKEWTARLPYLSVFGIFISVLMSLYIFFTFPSELPDCRFVSPYTWIPGMGINIVLITDYLSRSMGVITALIAFFIAIYGLDYMRGDYRPSWYWFFFNLFTASMLLVVYSDNLFLLFVGWEGLGAASWGLIGHWFRDDDEIAYVGVPGRKVGPLEFCWPPSFGGWRAISTIRFGDVPMFFAIAAIWVFAGGNLNISEIAWGALFMKIGAAGTVILMVMLLMGLFTKSAQVPFSEWLMTAMTGPTTVSALLHSATMVAAGAYVFIKLTWYIQPWSTHMHNIPGVESVYMIVLFVGLASGLYGALVATGMLERKVLLAASTMSSLGLMFGTAAASYWLPEEVPGTGMNFALLVAFWYLAVHAFAKASLFLVSGHLIHATHTRFSVGNLEFGKKMKATFAVTLVATTFLVGMPPFTAYWVKSGMDEVMEHLLHEGMLLPLILLLATSLTYSAILARFTSLNFIKGEKPKHEHL
- a CDS encoding NADH-quinone oxidoreductase subunit J, giving the protein MNIEMILLEAFAGILVLSALGVLLSKDNFYSTLFMTLTLVMVATVYALFDLQPLFVLIVFVFVGVIGIVTVALAATYRAMPERQFSWIWCIPVLMTGVILGFSIFAHPLHGMGMGSQIRFTLQGFLKPESEYQLLFLFLTSLVILLFLSVIKLYRGEES